In Ilumatobacter fluminis, the following proteins share a genomic window:
- a CDS encoding TetR/AcrR family transcriptional regulator: MSPSRKHSRDEILAAAVETAFDGGLSQLSFGRVARRLGIADRTVVYYFPTIGDLIAHVVVMLGLQLQATLEPAFEGGAAEPIELVRRAWPALTNPEADATFGLFFEANGLAAAGRSPYDAIVPQLVEGWIDWATGYFTGPEEQRRADAEAAIALLDGVLLLRQLAGPEPADRAAARLGIVG; encoded by the coding sequence GTGTCCCCCAGTCGCAAGCACAGCCGTGACGAGATCCTCGCCGCCGCCGTCGAGACGGCCTTCGACGGTGGGCTCAGCCAGCTGAGCTTCGGGCGCGTCGCCCGACGACTCGGCATCGCCGACCGGACGGTCGTCTACTACTTCCCCACGATCGGCGACCTGATCGCCCACGTCGTGGTCATGCTCGGCCTGCAGCTCCAGGCCACCCTCGAACCGGCCTTCGAGGGCGGCGCCGCCGAGCCGATCGAGCTGGTCCGCCGGGCCTGGCCGGCGCTCACGAACCCCGAAGCCGACGCGACCTTCGGCCTGTTCTTCGAGGCGAACGGGCTTGCCGCGGCGGGCCGGTCGCCGTACGACGCGATCGTGCCCCAACTGGTCGAGGGCTGGATCGACTGGGCGACGGGCTACTTCACCGGCCCAGAGGAACAGCGCCGAGCCGACGCCGAAGCGGCCATCGCCCTCCTCGACGGCGTCCTGCTCCTCCGCCAACTCGCCGGCCCCGAACCCGCCGACCGAGCCGCCGCCCGCCTCGGCATCGTCGGTTGA
- the cysD gene encoding sulfate adenylyltransferase subunit CysD has protein sequence MTESAGTTTGTIDADGLTAGRLTHLQRLEAEAIHIMREAVAESERPAMLYSVGKDSSVLLHLARKAFYPSPPPFPLVHVDTTWKFQAMYEFRGKAAEEAGMELIVHQNPECIERGINPFDHGSALHTDMWKTEGLKQAIDQNKFDLCFGGARRDEEKSRAKERVFSIRSPQHQWDPKRQRPELWSIYNARRSPGETVRVFPISNWTELDVWQYIHLEQIPIVPLYFSAPRPVVDRDGVLIMVDDDRMPLDDGEVPMMKNVRFRTLGCYPLSGAIESDADTLTGIIQEMLLATTSERQGRIIDFDGAASMEKKKQEGYF, from the coding sequence ATGACCGAATCCGCCGGCACGACGACCGGAACGATCGACGCCGACGGCCTGACCGCCGGCCGCCTGACCCACCTGCAACGGCTCGAGGCCGAGGCGATCCACATCATGCGCGAGGCCGTCGCCGAGAGCGAGCGCCCGGCGATGCTGTACTCGGTCGGCAAGGACAGCTCGGTGCTCCTGCACTTGGCCCGCAAGGCGTTCTACCCGTCGCCGCCGCCGTTCCCGCTGGTGCACGTCGACACGACGTGGAAGTTCCAGGCGATGTACGAGTTCCGAGGCAAGGCGGCCGAGGAGGCCGGCATGGAGCTGATCGTCCACCAGAACCCCGAGTGCATCGAGCGCGGCATCAACCCCTTCGACCACGGCTCGGCACTCCACACCGACATGTGGAAGACCGAAGGCCTCAAGCAGGCGATCGACCAGAACAAGTTCGACCTCTGCTTCGGCGGCGCCCGCCGTGACGAGGAGAAGTCACGCGCCAAGGAGCGCGTCTTCTCGATCCGCTCGCCGCAACACCAGTGGGACCCGAAGCGCCAGCGTCCCGAACTCTGGTCGATCTACAACGCCCGCCGCAGCCCCGGCGAGACGGTTCGCGTGTTCCCGATCAGCAACTGGACCGAGCTCGACGTGTGGCAGTACATCCATCTCGAGCAGATCCCGATCGTGCCGCTGTACTTCTCGGCGCCGCGCCCCGTCGTCGACCGCGACGGCGTGCTGATCATGGTCGACGACGACCGCATGCCGCTCGACGACGGCGAGGTCCCGATGATGAAGAACGTGCGGTTCCGCACGCTCGGTTGCTACCCACTCTCGGGCGCGATCGAGAGCGACGCCGACACGCTCACCGGGATCATCCAGGAGATGCTGCTCGCGACCACGTCCGAGCGGCAGGGGCGCATCATCGACTTCGACGGCGCCGCATCGATGGAGAAGAAGAAGCAGGAGGGCTACTTCTGA
- a CDS encoding CaiB/BaiF CoA transferase family protein, with protein MTTDGTPPAAGQRGPLDGLVVADLSRVLAGPYASMMLADLGATVIKVESAAGDETRTWRPPEHEGTATYYLSINRNKRSVVLDFRDPDDVALVHELFRRSDIVLENYMPGKLAGFGLDYDAARSINPKLVYLSISGFGSGEGASLPGYDLVVQAMSGLMSLTGERDGPAYRAGIAMFDVMTGLHGTVGVLAALHHRERTGEGQHVEVNLMSSALSGLVNHTAAYTAAGVVPMRMGNNHPSVYPYEPLPTADRDIIIAAANDRQFRALCEALGIPDVADDPRFLTNGDRTVNRDALRPLLVAAMTSRSADDLFDALSARGVPCGPINTVGEGIEFAERIGLEPRVTVGEGDEEVDLVRNPIRFSAAAPQYTLPPPTLGQHTDDIKTWLRT; from the coding sequence ATGACGACCGACGGCACACCCCCCGCCGCCGGCCAGCGCGGACCGCTCGACGGACTGGTCGTCGCCGATCTGTCGCGCGTGCTCGCCGGACCGTACGCGTCGATGATGCTGGCCGACCTCGGCGCCACCGTCATCAAGGTCGAGAGCGCTGCCGGCGACGAGACCCGCACGTGGCGGCCGCCCGAACACGAAGGAACCGCCACGTACTACCTGTCGATCAACCGCAACAAGCGGTCGGTCGTGCTCGACTTCCGCGACCCCGACGACGTCGCGCTCGTGCACGAGCTGTTCCGACGGTCCGACATCGTCCTCGAGAACTACATGCCCGGCAAGCTCGCCGGCTTCGGACTCGACTACGACGCGGCACGATCGATCAATCCGAAGCTCGTCTACCTGTCGATCAGCGGCTTCGGGTCGGGCGAGGGCGCCTCGCTGCCCGGATACGACCTCGTCGTCCAGGCGATGTCGGGCCTGATGAGCCTCACCGGCGAGCGCGACGGGCCGGCCTACCGCGCCGGCATCGCGATGTTCGACGTGATGACCGGCCTCCACGGCACCGTCGGCGTGCTGGCCGCACTCCACCACCGGGAGCGGACGGGGGAAGGGCAACACGTCGAGGTCAACCTGATGTCGTCCGCGCTGTCGGGGCTGGTCAACCACACGGCGGCGTACACGGCGGCGGGCGTGGTGCCGATGCGGATGGGCAACAACCATCCGAGCGTCTACCCCTACGAGCCGCTCCCGACCGCTGACCGCGACATCATCATCGCGGCGGCGAACGACCGCCAGTTCCGAGCCCTGTGCGAGGCGCTCGGGATTCCCGACGTGGCCGACGATCCCCGCTTCCTCACCAACGGCGACCGAACGGTGAACCGTGACGCGCTGCGTCCGCTGCTGGTCGCGGCGATGACGTCGCGGTCGGCCGACGACCTGTTCGACGCGCTGAGTGCCCGTGGCGTGCCGTGCGGGCCGATCAACACCGTCGGCGAGGGCATCGAGTTCGCGGAGCGGATCGGTCTCGAGCCGAGGGTGACGGTGGGTGAGGGCGACGAGGAGGTCGACCTCGTGCGCAACCCCATCCGATTCAGCGCCGCCGCCCCGCAGTACACCCTCCCGCCCCCGACCCTCGGCCAACACACCGACGACATCAAAACCTGGCTCCGCACCTGA
- a CDS encoding SdrD B-like domain-containing protein — protein sequence MHRLLSLVIALGATATGWTVASPTTVTASTEPVAAHSSGCGGVVFDDLDFDGEHDETESGVAGVTIRTTDRTGRAITADTDDTGTWHVDLDDDQFPIRLEFETPDGFEPGPTGPHNGSDVQFVDDADSCTGEPTGSFGVFVPGASCAHSATLVTGCYRAADHPDGGRVPAVELVDPSTVDVGAVDGDSADDWLTLAPEPAADVDTVGSIHGIATDWRGNVYAAAFVKRHTTLRSDLNPAGNPTAIYRLRPGAEPELLTIVDRNATDPHDTDGDVRSDAAAFDDVYRTGLGDIEVTNDGTQLFAVDLGRRELVTVALPSGDVTGRRPLTADTLGISRCNATEASPFGDLRPFGLGITSDDRLLVGVVCSAESTVEPGGAIDDEQADARPLGDPTQLRAYVVEMTETVGTAKSVGNGFEVRLAWDLDADRGVTYDNGLLSNAAVWRPWVDAVPFRTEHDVVSYPQPAVTDIDVDGAGNLIVALGDRWGHQTMPDSTAPTTDGDTHDIVETVIAGDLQRACPDGDGWVIEGTGDCDGGVGNGFEFFDGDSYGWHAETTLGGVVTMPDDGTGKEAVVVTQMDPLVGWAEPWRSGGIAWHDTSTGEFVRGVRLYDGRNAEPDHTFEKSSGLAGLALLCETAPIEIGGRVWRDVDGDGDQDADEPSIGGVEMELRAPDGVVLTTAVTDSDGRYRFRDDGKVPLADRDDYLVTVAHRNSTSGPFGRWGEHTGLRPTHPHLGGDARLDSDALVAQDDTTVSGMTYAPVHAGDDPDTPALEPLVDHSTDFGFQEQYDLAVATRWVRHDDVLGVLAFEIIIHNQGSEPSGAFSFVDRIPYGTSVLAASHGADTDATDGRTIRWHITESAQLAPGETRRLTVIVNVDDPGQSPFVNVVELTGYADRDDDSTPGNETADSIRNRPNAYTADGGIIDDNGAWAEEDDADIATVHLHQITGRLWVDPDRDADYEPNDLVGDTAWERPVAGVAVVLRHVDGAEVERQWTSHDGTYRFTMVPSDEYVLEVQPDEFTDARPLGDYDWLSSPYRSGRIERLDGVTIPVELRAGDDAVVTIDLPVAKRGGIAWLGWYRTEFVLPVLIAAAVVLLLLQRRANRITALA from the coding sequence ATGCATCGCCTCCTCTCGCTCGTGATCGCGCTCGGCGCGACGGCAACCGGCTGGACGGTCGCGTCCCCGACGACGGTCACGGCATCCACCGAGCCCGTGGCGGCGCACTCGTCGGGCTGCGGGGGCGTCGTGTTCGACGACCTCGACTTCGACGGCGAACACGACGAGACGGAGTCCGGCGTCGCCGGCGTCACGATCCGGACCACCGACCGCACCGGCCGAGCGATCACGGCCGACACCGACGACACCGGCACCTGGCACGTCGATCTCGACGACGACCAGTTCCCGATCCGACTCGAGTTCGAGACGCCCGACGGGTTCGAGCCCGGCCCCACCGGGCCCCACAACGGCAGCGACGTGCAGTTCGTCGACGATGCCGACTCGTGTACCGGCGAGCCGACCGGCTCGTTCGGCGTCTTCGTGCCCGGAGCGTCGTGCGCACACAGCGCCACCCTCGTCACCGGGTGCTACCGCGCCGCCGATCACCCCGACGGCGGCCGCGTCCCGGCCGTCGAACTGGTCGATCCGTCGACCGTCGATGTCGGCGCTGTCGACGGAGACAGCGCCGACGACTGGCTCACCCTGGCACCCGAGCCGGCCGCCGACGTCGACACCGTCGGTTCGATCCACGGCATCGCCACCGACTGGCGCGGCAACGTCTATGCCGCCGCGTTCGTGAAGCGGCACACGACGCTGCGGTCCGATCTCAACCCGGCCGGCAACCCGACGGCGATCTACCGACTCAGGCCCGGTGCCGAGCCCGAGCTGCTCACGATCGTCGACCGGAACGCCACCGACCCGCACGACACCGACGGCGACGTTCGCTCCGACGCGGCGGCGTTCGACGACGTCTACCGGACCGGTCTCGGCGACATCGAGGTGACGAACGACGGCACACAGTTGTTCGCCGTCGACCTCGGTCGGCGCGAACTCGTGACGGTCGCGCTGCCGTCCGGCGACGTGACCGGGCGCCGACCGCTCACGGCCGACACGCTCGGGATCAGCCGATGCAACGCCACCGAGGCGTCACCGTTCGGCGACCTGCGCCCGTTCGGTCTCGGCATCACATCGGACGATCGCCTGCTCGTCGGCGTCGTCTGTTCCGCCGAGTCGACCGTGGAACCCGGCGGGGCGATCGACGACGAGCAGGCCGACGCGCGACCGCTCGGCGACCCGACCCAGTTGCGCGCCTACGTCGTCGAGATGACCGAGACCGTCGGAACAGCCAAGTCGGTCGGGAACGGGTTCGAGGTGCGGTTGGCCTGGGACCTCGACGCGGACAGGGGCGTCACGTACGACAACGGCCTGCTCTCGAACGCCGCCGTCTGGCGACCGTGGGTCGACGCCGTGCCGTTCCGCACCGAACACGACGTCGTGTCGTACCCCCAACCCGCCGTCACCGACATCGACGTCGACGGTGCCGGCAATCTGATCGTCGCGCTCGGCGACCGGTGGGGACACCAGACGATGCCCGACAGCACCGCGCCGACGACCGACGGCGACACCCACGACATCGTCGAGACTGTGATCGCCGGCGATCTCCAACGGGCCTGTCCCGACGGCGACGGCTGGGTCATCGAAGGCACCGGCGACTGTGACGGCGGCGTCGGCAACGGCTTCGAGTTCTTCGACGGCGACAGCTACGGGTGGCACGCCGAGACGACACTCGGCGGCGTCGTCACGATGCCCGACGACGGCACCGGCAAGGAGGCCGTCGTGGTGACGCAGATGGACCCGCTCGTCGGATGGGCCGAACCGTGGCGGTCGGGCGGGATCGCCTGGCACGACACCTCGACCGGCGAGTTCGTGCGCGGCGTCCGCCTGTACGACGGACGCAACGCCGAACCCGACCACACCTTCGAGAAGTCGTCCGGACTCGCCGGCCTCGCGCTGCTGTGCGAGACCGCACCGATCGAGATCGGTGGTCGGGTGTGGCGCGACGTCGACGGCGACGGAGACCAGGACGCAGACGAGCCGTCGATCGGCGGGGTCGAGATGGAACTGCGCGCACCCGACGGGGTCGTCCTCACGACCGCCGTGACCGACTCGGACGGCCGCTACCGCTTCCGCGACGACGGCAAGGTGCCCCTCGCCGACCGCGACGACTACCTCGTCACCGTCGCCCACCGGAACTCGACCAGCGGACCGTTCGGTCGATGGGGCGAACACACCGGCCTCAGGCCGACCCACCCGCACCTCGGCGGCGACGCACGACTCGACTCCGACGCGCTCGTCGCGCAGGACGACACGACCGTGTCGGGCATGACCTACGCGCCCGTCCACGCCGGCGACGACCCCGACACACCAGCGCTCGAACCACTCGTCGACCACTCGACCGACTTCGGTTTCCAGGAACAGTACGACCTCGCCGTGGCGACCCGGTGGGTGCGCCACGACGACGTGCTCGGCGTGCTGGCGTTCGAGATCATCATCCACAACCAGGGCTCGGAACCGTCGGGTGCGTTCTCGTTCGTCGACCGCATCCCCTACGGCACCTCCGTGCTCGCAGCGAGCCACGGTGCCGACACCGACGCGACGGACGGCAGAACCATTCGGTGGCACATCACCGAATCGGCACAACTCGCACCGGGCGAGACCCGACGCCTCACGGTCATCGTGAACGTCGACGACCCCGGCCAATCACCGTTCGTGAACGTCGTCGAACTCACCGGCTACGCCGATCGCGACGACGACTCGACGCCCGGCAACGAAACAGCCGACTCGATCCGAAATCGTCCCAACGCCTACACCGCCGACGGCGGCATCATCGACGACAACGGCGCATGGGCGGAGGAGGACGACGCCGACATCGCGACGGTGCACCTCCACCAGATCACCGGGCGTCTCTGGGTCGACCCCGACCGTGACGCCGACTACGAGCCGAACGATCTCGTCGGTGACACCGCCTGGGAGCGGCCGGTCGCCGGCGTCGCCGTCGTGCTCCGCCATGTCGACGGTGCCGAGGTCGAACGCCAATGGACGTCGCACGACGGCACGTACCGGTTCACGATGGTGCCGTCCGACGAGTACGTGCTCGAGGTGCAGCCCGACGAGTTCACCGACGCCCGGCCGTTGGGTGACTACGACTGGTTGTCGTCGCCGTACCGATCGGGACGCATCGAGCGCCTCGACGGGGTGACGATCCCGGTCGAGCTCCGCGCCGGCGACGACGCCGTCGTCACGATCGACCTGCCGGTCGCGAAGCGCGGCGGTATCGCCTGGCTCGGCTGGTATCGCACCGAGTTCGTACTCCCCGTGCTGATCGCAGCCGCCGTGGTGCTCCTGCTCCTCCAGCGCCGGGCGAACCGGATCACCGCACTGGCGTAG
- the cysN gene encoding sulfate adenylyltransferase subunit CysN, translating into MAHASDLIADDIEAYLVSHQYKSLLRFITCGSVDDGKSTLIGRLLYESHLVFEDHLAALEADSAKVGTQGGDLDFALLLDGLSAEREQGITIDVAYRFFSTEQRKFIVADTPGHEQYTRNMVTGASTADVAVLMVDARKGVLTQTRRHSFLVSLLGIQKIIVAVNKMDLVDWSHEVYETIQEEYRDFAKRIGLDDITFIPMSALKGDNVVAPSQHMHWYHGPTLLGYLETVEVDDATASGPFRMPVQWVNRPNLDFRGFSGRIVGGTVRPGDAVRVLPAGTTSTVDRVVTMDGDLDEAIAGQSVTITLADEIDASRGDVLCAGDAPAEVADQFEAHVVWMHEDEMLPGRPYLLKIGTRTVGVTIANPKYRIDVNNLDHLAANTLELNEIGVCNLSLDRPIPFDPYADNREMGGFVIIDKLTQNTVGAGLLHFALRRSHNIHWQEVKVDKDARAEMNSHRPGVVWFTGLSGSGKSTIANIVESKLHTMGVRTYLLDGDNVRHGLNRDLGFTDVDRVENIRRIAEVSRLMADAGLVVLVSFISPFRAERDLARSRVDDGEFVEVFVDTPLAVAEERDPKGLYAKARSGELSNFTGIDSPYEAPESAEVRVDTTSITPEEAADQVIAQLRAQGIIT; encoded by the coding sequence ATGGCACACGCATCCGATCTCATCGCCGACGACATCGAGGCGTACCTCGTCTCGCACCAGTACAAGTCGCTGCTCCGCTTCATCACCTGCGGTTCGGTCGACGACGGCAAGAGCACCCTCATCGGGCGCCTGCTCTACGAGTCGCATCTCGTCTTCGAAGATCACCTGGCAGCGCTCGAGGCCGACTCGGCCAAGGTCGGCACCCAGGGCGGCGATCTCGACTTCGCGCTCCTGCTCGACGGCCTGTCGGCCGAGCGCGAGCAGGGCATCACGATCGACGTCGCCTACCGCTTCTTCTCGACCGAGCAGCGCAAGTTCATCGTCGCCGACACGCCCGGCCACGAGCAGTACACCCGCAACATGGTCACGGGCGCGTCGACCGCCGATGTGGCCGTGCTGATGGTCGACGCGCGCAAGGGCGTGCTCACCCAGACCCGCCGCCACAGCTTCCTCGTGTCGCTGCTCGGCATCCAGAAGATCATCGTCGCCGTCAACAAGATGGACCTCGTCGACTGGTCGCACGAGGTGTACGAGACGATCCAGGAGGAGTACCGCGACTTCGCGAAGCGGATCGGTCTCGACGACATCACGTTCATCCCGATGTCGGCCCTCAAGGGTGACAACGTCGTGGCCCCGAGCCAGCACATGCACTGGTACCACGGGCCGACCCTGCTCGGCTACCTCGAGACCGTCGAGGTCGACGATGCCACGGCGTCGGGCCCGTTCCGCATGCCGGTGCAGTGGGTCAACCGCCCGAACCTCGACTTCCGCGGTTTCTCGGGACGGATCGTCGGCGGCACCGTCCGTCCGGGCGACGCCGTGCGGGTGCTGCCCGCCGGCACCACCAGCACCGTCGACCGGGTCGTCACCATGGACGGCGACCTCGACGAGGCGATCGCCGGCCAGTCGGTCACCATCACCCTCGCCGACGAGATCGACGCCTCGCGCGGCGACGTGCTCTGTGCCGGTGACGCGCCGGCCGAGGTCGCCGACCAGTTCGAGGCCCACGTCGTGTGGATGCACGAGGACGAGATGCTGCCCGGCCGGCCGTACCTCCTGAAGATCGGCACCCGCACCGTCGGCGTGACGATCGCCAACCCGAAGTACCGCATCGACGTCAACAACCTCGACCACCTCGCCGCCAACACGCTCGAGCTGAACGAGATCGGCGTGTGCAACCTGAGTCTCGATCGGCCGATCCCGTTCGACCCCTACGCCGACAACCGCGAGATGGGCGGCTTCGTCATCATCGACAAGCTGACCCAGAACACCGTCGGTGCCGGCTTGCTGCACTTCGCCCTGCGGCGCTCGCACAACATCCACTGGCAAGAGGTCAAGGTCGACAAGGACGCCCGGGCCGAGATGAACAGCCATCGCCCCGGCGTGGTCTGGTTCACCGGCCTGTCCGGTTCCGGCAAGTCGACGATCGCCAACATCGTCGAGTCGAAGCTGCACACCATGGGCGTGCGCACCTACCTCCTCGACGGCGACAACGTCCGCCACGGCCTCAACCGAGACCTCGGATTCACCGACGTCGATCGGGTCGAGAACATCCGGCGCATCGCCGAGGTGTCGCGTCTCATGGCCGACGCCGGTCTCGTGGTGCTCGTGTCGTTCATCTCACCGTTCCGTGCCGAGCGCGACCTCGCCCGGTCGCGGGTCGACGACGGCGAGTTCGTCGAGGTGTTCGTCGACACGCCGCTCGCGGTGGCCGAAGAGCGTGACCCGAAGGGGTTGTACGCCAAGGCCCGCTCGGGCGAGCTGTCGAACTTCACCGGCATCGACTCGCCCTACGAGGCGCCGGAGTCGGCCGAGGTGCGTGTCGACACCACGTCGATCACACCCGAGGAAGCCGCCGACCAGGTCATCGCTCAACTGCGCGCCCAAGGCATCATCACCTGA
- a CDS encoding MBL fold metallo-hydrolase — protein MSHDEHQHEHAPGRTDGHTHRHGHQHGAAPATGNTGDEAPRPRKQEQETATTDVTEVAPGVLRTELPIQLPGLGHVNCYVMEDERGIAVVDPGLPGPEAWESLVDRLGRAGYQVTDVHTVVVTHSHPDHFGGAQRLRYESGADIVTHESFRTLFDYAVDESEDSAELTINSFDEQVEAIERYMSRPSPWGGRRAGPSREFLERLHGGRTDSVRIFEPLRPTKPLVEGQTIRLARREWVAMHTPGHTYDHLCLFDPEYGVMFTGDHVLPTITPHISGMAPQADPLALFFESLARMADQEGVSVALPAHGKPFTDLRGRSEHIIEHHGDRLQIIRDAAERVPDGTVNDYMRVLFRERSWGEMAESETYAHLEHLRELGEFARWTDDGLAHYRPAG, from the coding sequence ATGAGCCACGACGAACACCAACACGAACACGCTCCCGGCCGGACCGACGGGCACACCCATCGGCACGGCCACCAGCACGGCGCGGCCCCGGCGACGGGGAACACCGGCGACGAGGCGCCGCGCCCGCGCAAGCAGGAGCAGGAGACGGCGACGACCGACGTCACCGAGGTCGCTCCCGGCGTGCTCCGGACCGAACTCCCGATCCAGCTGCCCGGCCTCGGCCACGTCAACTGCTACGTGATGGAGGACGAGCGAGGCATCGCCGTCGTCGACCCGGGCCTGCCCGGCCCCGAGGCCTGGGAGTCGCTCGTCGACCGACTGGGCCGAGCCGGCTACCAGGTGACCGACGTCCACACCGTCGTCGTCACCCATTCGCACCCCGACCACTTCGGTGGCGCACAACGGCTCCGATACGAGTCGGGCGCCGACATCGTCACCCACGAGTCGTTCCGGACCCTGTTCGACTACGCCGTCGACGAGTCGGAGGACTCGGCCGAACTCACCATCAACTCCTTCGACGAACAGGTCGAGGCGATCGAGCGCTACATGAGCCGCCCGTCGCCGTGGGGCGGCCGGCGGGCCGGCCCGTCACGGGAGTTCCTCGAACGGCTGCACGGCGGACGCACCGACTCGGTCCGGATCTTCGAGCCGCTCCGACCCACCAAGCCGCTCGTCGAGGGACAGACGATCCGGCTCGCCCGACGCGAGTGGGTCGCGATGCACACGCCCGGCCACACCTACGACCATCTGTGTCTGTTCGACCCCGAGTACGGCGTGATGTTCACCGGCGACCACGTGCTCCCCACCATCACGCCGCACATCAGCGGGATGGCGCCCCAGGCCGACCCGCTCGCCCTGTTCTTCGAGTCGCTCGCCCGAATGGCCGATCAGGAGGGTGTGTCGGTCGCGCTCCCCGCGCACGGCAAGCCGTTCACCGACCTGCGGGGTCGGTCGGAGCACATCATCGAACACCACGGCGACCGGTTGCAGATCATCCGCGACGCCGCCGAGCGGGTGCCCGACGGCACCGTCAACGACTACATGCGGGTGCTGTTCCGCGAGCGATCGTGGGGCGAGATGGCCGAGAGCGAGACCTACGCCCACCTCGAGCACCTGCGCGAACTCGGTGAGTTCGCACGCTGGACCGACGACGGCCTGGCCCACTACCGCCCGGCCGGCTGA
- a CDS encoding dihydrofolate reductase family protein: MTRCRVFIASSLDGFIAGPDDELDWLDFPDADDTFTPFFADVGAMLMGRRTYDVVSSFDGPWPYGDTPVLVATRRPMPDTEPTVRAVTGSIDDMVAEAKQAAGERDVYLDGGELVRQALEAGLVDEMTVTMIPVVLGAGRPLFAGVGNRHELELQATRELGSGLVQLTYTPVR; encoded by the coding sequence GTGACTCGCTGTCGGGTGTTCATCGCTTCGTCGCTCGACGGGTTCATCGCCGGCCCCGACGACGAACTCGACTGGCTCGACTTCCCCGACGCGGACGACACGTTCACCCCGTTCTTCGCCGACGTCGGCGCGATGCTGATGGGCCGCCGTACCTATGACGTGGTGTCGTCGTTCGACGGCCCGTGGCCCTACGGCGACACGCCGGTGCTCGTCGCGACACGTCGGCCGATGCCCGACACCGAACCGACGGTGCGCGCCGTGACCGGTTCGATCGACGACATGGTCGCCGAGGCGAAACAGGCTGCCGGAGAGCGAGACGTCTACCTCGACGGCGGCGAACTCGTTCGTCAGGCGCTGGAGGCGGGTCTCGTCGACGAGATGACCGTCACGATGATCCCGGTCGTCCTCGGCGCCGGCCGCCCGTTGTTCGCCGGCGTCGGCAACCGTCACGAGCTCGAACTGCAAGCCACCCGAGAACTCGGCTCCGGCCTCGTCCAACTCACCTACACCCCCGTCCGTTGA
- a CDS encoding putative quinol monooxygenase, protein MSKLSVIAKLTAADGKSAELETALAGLIAAAEEESGLEIYSVHAAKDEPGVYWFFELYTGDDAMAVHGKGDGMKAAMGAVGGLLAGRPEVIMMSPVAAKGLDI, encoded by the coding sequence ATGTCGAAGCTCTCCGTCATCGCCAAGCTGACCGCCGCCGACGGCAAGTCGGCCGAACTCGAGACCGCGCTCGCCGGGCTGATCGCTGCCGCCGAGGAGGAGTCGGGCCTCGAGATCTATTCGGTCCACGCCGCCAAGGACGAGCCCGGCGTCTACTGGTTCTTCGAGCTCTACACCGGTGACGACGCCATGGCCGTGCACGGCAAGGGCGACGGCATGAAGGCGGCCATGGGCGCCGTCGGCGGCCTGCTCGCCGGGCGACCCGAGGTGATCATGATGTCGCCGGTCGCCGCCAAGGGTCTCGATATCTGA
- a CDS encoding alpha/beta fold hydrolase, with product MTLTATEAADLFRRDPDRLIDVGAGKVAVRTVGTGPDVLFVHGWPVTGATFRKLLPHLTPHVTCHLIDLVGTGSSDYDERTPVGIEGHVEAVRRVVDELGLTDVAVVGHDSGGMIARHALAGDERVRSMVMIDTELPDGLSWRFTAFIRGTRLPGFGKVLGWVVGRRRLRRFPLVLGGAFVDNDLLDGEFDEFFLRPLHTDPVALAAGVRIVDSFEQRFVTELADLHRRIEVPVHLVWGRHDPFFPVDRARDHVADFADARLTVIDDASLFSHEERPAEVATAILATVR from the coding sequence ATGACCCTCACCGCCACCGAAGCCGCCGACCTGTTCCGCCGCGACCCCGACCGCCTGATCGACGTCGGTGCGGGCAAGGTCGCCGTCCGCACCGTGGGCACCGGACCCGACGTCCTCTTCGTGCACGGCTGGCCCGTCACCGGCGCCACCTTCCGGAAGTTGTTGCCGCATCTCACGCCCCACGTCACCTGCCACCTGATCGATCTCGTGGGCACCGGCTCCAGCGACTACGACGAACGGACGCCGGTCGGTATCGAGGGTCACGTGGAGGCGGTGCGACGAGTCGTCGACGAGCTCGGCCTGACCGACGTAGCCGTCGTCGGGCACGACAGTGGCGGCATGATCGCCCGGCACGCGCTGGCCGGGGACGAACGGGTGCGGTCGATGGTGATGATCGACACCGAACTGCCGGACGGACTCAGCTGGAGATTCACGGCCTTCATCCGCGGCACCCGACTGCCCGGGTTCGGCAAGGTGCTCGGATGGGTCGTCGGTCGGCGCCGGCTCCGCCGGTTCCCGCTCGTGCTCGGCGGCGCCTTCGTCGACAACGATCTGCTCGACGGCGAGTTCGACGAGTTCTTCCTCCGGCCACTCCACACCGATCCGGTCGCACTCGCCGCCGGTGTGCGGATCGTCGACTCGTTCGAGCAACGGTTCGTCACCGAACTGGCCGACCTCCACCGCCGGATCGAGGTGCCGGTCCATCTGGTGTGGGGCCGCCACGACCCGTTCTTCCCGGTCGACCGTGCCCGCGACCACGTCGCCGACTTCGCGGACGCCCGCCTCACCGTGATCGACGACGCCAGCCTCTTCTCCCACGAGGAACGCCCCGCCGAAGTCGCCACCGCCATCCTCGCCACAGTCCGGTAG